Proteins found in one Vigna radiata var. radiata cultivar VC1973A unplaced genomic scaffold, Vradiata_ver6 scaffold_83, whole genome shotgun sequence genomic segment:
- the LOC106754149 gene encoding hydroquinone glucosyltransferase: MEVPKQEARVAPAPPIVAMLPSPGMGHLIPMIEFAKQVVRYHNLSVTFVIPTDAPPSKAQIAVLQALPDSISHTFLPQVTLSDLPPDTKIETIMSYVVLRSLPSLRQAFHSLSATHTLAALVVDLFSTDAFDVAAEFNASPYVFFPSTATALSLFFHLQTLDQEVQCEYRDLPEPVKIPGCIPLPGRELLDPVQDRKDEAYKWVLHHTKRYKEAEGIIENSFTELEPGAWSELQKETPGRPPVYAVGPLVRMEKGHVESECLRWLDEQPRGSVLFVSFGSAGTLSTAQINELAHGLEASEQRFLWVVKSPNDKVANAAYFSAETAADPFHFLPEGFVERTKGRGFVVPSWAPQPQVLAHPSTAGFLTHCGWNSVLESVVSGVPFIAWPLFAEQRMNAFMLTQEVKVALRPKVGDNGLVEREEISSVVKSLMEGEEGKKLRYRMKDLKDAAAMALAENGSSTNHISHLALLWANKTAVTPPPKIKLNPSSSSSSSTISL, from the coding sequence ATGGAAGTCCCAAAACAAGAAGCTCGAGTGGCACCGGCGCCTCCCATCGTCGCCATGTTGCCATCACCTGGCATGGGCCATCTAATCCCAATGATCGAGTTCGCAAAGCAAGTCGTCCGCTACCACAACCTCTCCGTCACCTTCGTTATCCCCACCGACGCTCCACCTTCCAAGGCCCAAATCGCCGTCCTCCAGGCCCTTCCCGACTCCATCTCCCACACCTTCCTCCCTCAGGTCACTCTCTCCGACCTCCCGCCTGACACCAAGATCGAAACCATCATGTCTTACGTCGTTCTCCGCTCCCTCCCTTCCCTCCGTCAAGCCTTCCATTCTCTCTCCGCCACCCACACACTCGCAGCCCTCGTCGTCGACCTCTTCTCCACCGACGCCTTCGACGTTGCCGCCGAATTCAACGCCTCCCCCTACGTCTTCTTCCCATCCACCGCCACTGCCCTCTCCCTCTTTTTCCACCTCCAAACCCTTGACCAGGAGGTCCAGTGCGAGTACCGGGACCTCCCAGAACCGGTGAAAATCCCCGGCTGCATTCCGCTTCCCGGCAGGGAATTACTCGACCCGGTTCAGGACCGAAAAGACGAGGCCTACAAGTGGGTCCTACACCACACGAAGAGGTATAAAGAAGCCGAGGGAATTATCGAGAACAGCTTCACAGAGCTTGAACCGGGCGCCTGGAGCGAGTTGCAGAAGGAAACACCCGGAAGGCCGCCGGTTTACGCGGTGGGACCTTTGGTCAGAATGGAAAAGGGCCATGTGGAGTCGGAGTGTTTAAGGTGGTTAGACGAGCAGCCGCGTGGAAGCGTGTTGTTTGTGTCGTTCGGAAGCGCTGGAACCCTCTCGACTGCTCAGATCAACGAGCTTGCTCACGGGCTGGAAGCGAGTGAGCAACGGTTCTTGTGGGTGGTGAAGAGCCCAAACGACAAAGTCGCCAACGCTGCTTATTTCAGCGCGGAGACTGCGGCGGATCCGTTTCACTTTTTACCCGAAGGATTTGTGGAGAGAACGAAAGGCAGGGGTTTTGTGGTTCCCTCTTGGGCTCCTCAACCTCAGGTTCTGGCCCATCCCTCCACCGCCGGATTCTTGACCCATTGTGGCTGGAACTCCGTTCTGGAGAGCGTGGTGAGCGGCGTGCCCTTCATCGCATGGCCTCTCTTCGCGGAGCAGAGGATGAACGCCTTCATGCTGACCCAAGAAGTGAAAGTGGCGCTGAGGCCCAAGGTTGGCGATAATGGGTTGGTGGAGAGAGAGGAAATAAGTAGCGTTGTGAAGTCTCTGATGGAAGGTGAAGAGGGTAAGAAGCTGCGTTACCGAATGAAGGATCTGAAGGACGCTGCTGCCATGGCTCTGGCTGAAAACGGTTCCTCCACCAACCATATCTCCCATTTGGCCCTCCTCTGGGCCAACAAAACTGCCGTAACACCACCAcctaaaattaaactaaacccttcctcctcctcctcctcctccaccatcTCCCtgtaa